The proteins below are encoded in one region of Coffea arabica cultivar ET-39 chromosome 4c, Coffea Arabica ET-39 HiFi, whole genome shotgun sequence:
- the LOC113739925 gene encoding protein TIFY 6B-like isoform X3, translated as MQWSFSNKASANPQFFSFEGAGAGAGAKDDKPKTGFEALATTGLVTITTTEAVDSSQKPYSSVVQKNMMILDKQGGTHYTATTYPSKPFDALSVHRPLEARGIPLTTQTKQTVSVTMPAPVHQYFTSPAGQNLIGSTTPQPLPAPSSIPVVNSVSPLVGSTELRSTSKTSGAPAQLTIFYAGSVCVYDDISPEKAQAIMLLAGNAPPVPSPPVPTVAAVPAVPISPVQAPMVRPSIVESFAVNQSNNAKPCISSPISITCHTPGRSVIPNDATAMRTIGTLATPSKGEPSKNASPLGSAPASLIASAAVPQFRKASLARFLEKRKERTLSASPYANKPSEECGSPASGGRSISVNSSGSCPLPAIN; from the exons ATGCAGTGGTCATTCTCGAACAAGGCTTCTGCCAACCCTCAGTTTTTCTCTTTCGAAGGTGCAGGTGCAGGTGCAGGTGCAAAAGATGATAAGCCTAAAACTGGCTTTGAGGCTCTGGCAACAACTGGATTAGTGACAATAACCACTACAGAGGCTGTTGACTCCAGTCAGAAACCTTATTCATCCGTTGTGCag AAAAATATGATGATTCTTGATAAGCAAGGGGGAACCCACTATACTGCAACCACCTATCCTTCAAAACCTTTTGATGCACTTTCAGTTCATCGTCCTCTTGAAGCTAGAGGAATCCCACTTACCACGCAAACAAAACAAACGGTTTCAGTAACTATGCCCGCCCCTGTTCATCAGTACTTTACTTCTCCTGCTGGACAGAATCTGATTGGATCTACAACCCCTCAACCTCTTCCAGCACCAAGTTCGATTCCAGTTGTTAATTCTGTGAGTCCGCTAGTGGGCTCCACCGAGTTACG GAGCACTTCTAAGACCTCAGGAGCTCCAGCTCAGTTGACCATATTCTATGCCGGTTCAGTGTGTGTATATGATGACATTTCTCCTGAAAAG GCTCAAGCTATAATGTTATTGGCTGGAAATGCACCTCCAGTGCCTTCTCCCCCAGTCCCGACTGTCGCTGCAGTACCTGCAGTTCCTATATCTCCAGTTCAGGCACCCATGGTTAGGCCATCCATTGTTGAGAGCTTTGCTGTGAACCAGTCAAATAATGCAAAACCATGCATTTCAAGCCCCATTTCTATAACCTGCCATACTCCGGGAAGGTCTGTCATACCGAACGATGCAACTGCAATGAGAACAATTGGGACCCTAGCAACACCCAGTAAAGGGGAGCCTTCCAAAAATGCCAGTCCATTAGGATCTGCCCCTGCTTCCCTAATTGCATCAG CTGCTGTGCCTCAGTTTCGCAAGGCATCATTGGCTAGATTCTTGGAGAAGCGCAAGGAAAG GACATTGAGCGCATCACCATATGCCAACAAGCCATCTGAAGAATGTGGCAGCCCTGCATCTGGTGGCAGAAGCATCTCTGTCAACTCTTCTGGCTCTTGTCCTCTCCCGGCCATCAACTAG
- the LOC113739925 gene encoding protein TIFY 6B-like isoform X2, with translation MERDFMGLKTATVKTEVPEETTDSAPLRGSTMQWSFSNKASANPQFFSFEGAGAGAGAKDDKPKTGFEALATTGLVTITTTEAVDSSQKPYSSVVQKNMMILDKQGGTHYTATTYPSKPFDALSVHRPLEARGIPLTTQTKQTVSVTMPAPVHQYFTSPAGQNLIGSTTPQPLPAPSSIPVVNSVSPLVGSTELRSTSKTSGAPAQLTIFYAGSVCVYDDISPEKAQAIMLLAGNAPPVPSPPVPTVAAVPAVPISPVQAPMVRPSIVESFAVNQSNNAKPCISSPISITCHTPGRSVIPNDATAMRTIGTLATPSKGEPSKNASPLGSAPASLIASAAVPQFRKASLARFLEKRKERTLSASPYANKPSEECGSPASGGRSISVNSSGSCPLPAIN, from the exons ATGGAGAGAGATTTCATGGGCTTGAAGACTGCGACGGTGAAGACAGAAGTTCCTGAGGAAACCACAGATTCAG CTCCATTGAGAGGTTCAACGATGCAGTGGTCATTCTCGAACAAGGCTTCTGCCAACCCTCAGTTTTTCTCTTTCGAAGGTGCAGGTGCAGGTGCAGGTGCAAAAGATGATAAGCCTAAAACTGGCTTTGAGGCTCTGGCAACAACTGGATTAGTGACAATAACCACTACAGAGGCTGTTGACTCCAGTCAGAAACCTTATTCATCCGTTGTGCag AAAAATATGATGATTCTTGATAAGCAAGGGGGAACCCACTATACTGCAACCACCTATCCTTCAAAACCTTTTGATGCACTTTCAGTTCATCGTCCTCTTGAAGCTAGAGGAATCCCACTTACCACGCAAACAAAACAAACGGTTTCAGTAACTATGCCCGCCCCTGTTCATCAGTACTTTACTTCTCCTGCTGGACAGAATCTGATTGGATCTACAACCCCTCAACCTCTTCCAGCACCAAGTTCGATTCCAGTTGTTAATTCTGTGAGTCCGCTAGTGGGCTCCACCGAGTTACG GAGCACTTCTAAGACCTCAGGAGCTCCAGCTCAGTTGACCATATTCTATGCCGGTTCAGTGTGTGTATATGATGACATTTCTCCTGAAAAG GCTCAAGCTATAATGTTATTGGCTGGAAATGCACCTCCAGTGCCTTCTCCCCCAGTCCCGACTGTCGCTGCAGTACCTGCAGTTCCTATATCTCCAGTTCAGGCACCCATGGTTAGGCCATCCATTGTTGAGAGCTTTGCTGTGAACCAGTCAAATAATGCAAAACCATGCATTTCAAGCCCCATTTCTATAACCTGCCATACTCCGGGAAGGTCTGTCATACCGAACGATGCAACTGCAATGAGAACAATTGGGACCCTAGCAACACCCAGTAAAGGGGAGCCTTCCAAAAATGCCAGTCCATTAGGATCTGCCCCTGCTTCCCTAATTGCATCAG CTGCTGTGCCTCAGTTTCGCAAGGCATCATTGGCTAGATTCTTGGAGAAGCGCAAGGAAAG GACATTGAGCGCATCACCATATGCCAACAAGCCATCTGAAGAATGTGGCAGCCCTGCATCTGGTGGCAGAAGCATCTCTGTCAACTCTTCTGGCTCTTGTCCTCTCCCGGCCATCAACTAG
- the LOC113739925 gene encoding protein TIFY 6B-like isoform X1, protein MERDFMGLKTATVKTEVPEETTDSGSPSPLRGSTMQWSFSNKASANPQFFSFEGAGAGAGAKDDKPKTGFEALATTGLVTITTTEAVDSSQKPYSSVVQKNMMILDKQGGTHYTATTYPSKPFDALSVHRPLEARGIPLTTQTKQTVSVTMPAPVHQYFTSPAGQNLIGSTTPQPLPAPSSIPVVNSVSPLVGSTELRSTSKTSGAPAQLTIFYAGSVCVYDDISPEKAQAIMLLAGNAPPVPSPPVPTVAAVPAVPISPVQAPMVRPSIVESFAVNQSNNAKPCISSPISITCHTPGRSVIPNDATAMRTIGTLATPSKGEPSKNASPLGSAPASLIASAAVPQFRKASLARFLEKRKERTLSASPYANKPSEECGSPASGGRSISVNSSGSCPLPAIN, encoded by the exons ATGGAGAGAGATTTCATGGGCTTGAAGACTGCGACGGTGAAGACAGAAGTTCCTGAGGAAACCACAGATTCAGGTAGTCCAT CTCCATTGAGAGGTTCAACGATGCAGTGGTCATTCTCGAACAAGGCTTCTGCCAACCCTCAGTTTTTCTCTTTCGAAGGTGCAGGTGCAGGTGCAGGTGCAAAAGATGATAAGCCTAAAACTGGCTTTGAGGCTCTGGCAACAACTGGATTAGTGACAATAACCACTACAGAGGCTGTTGACTCCAGTCAGAAACCTTATTCATCCGTTGTGCag AAAAATATGATGATTCTTGATAAGCAAGGGGGAACCCACTATACTGCAACCACCTATCCTTCAAAACCTTTTGATGCACTTTCAGTTCATCGTCCTCTTGAAGCTAGAGGAATCCCACTTACCACGCAAACAAAACAAACGGTTTCAGTAACTATGCCCGCCCCTGTTCATCAGTACTTTACTTCTCCTGCTGGACAGAATCTGATTGGATCTACAACCCCTCAACCTCTTCCAGCACCAAGTTCGATTCCAGTTGTTAATTCTGTGAGTCCGCTAGTGGGCTCCACCGAGTTACG GAGCACTTCTAAGACCTCAGGAGCTCCAGCTCAGTTGACCATATTCTATGCCGGTTCAGTGTGTGTATATGATGACATTTCTCCTGAAAAG GCTCAAGCTATAATGTTATTGGCTGGAAATGCACCTCCAGTGCCTTCTCCCCCAGTCCCGACTGTCGCTGCAGTACCTGCAGTTCCTATATCTCCAGTTCAGGCACCCATGGTTAGGCCATCCATTGTTGAGAGCTTTGCTGTGAACCAGTCAAATAATGCAAAACCATGCATTTCAAGCCCCATTTCTATAACCTGCCATACTCCGGGAAGGTCTGTCATACCGAACGATGCAACTGCAATGAGAACAATTGGGACCCTAGCAACACCCAGTAAAGGGGAGCCTTCCAAAAATGCCAGTCCATTAGGATCTGCCCCTGCTTCCCTAATTGCATCAG CTGCTGTGCCTCAGTTTCGCAAGGCATCATTGGCTAGATTCTTGGAGAAGCGCAAGGAAAG GACATTGAGCGCATCACCATATGCCAACAAGCCATCTGAAGAATGTGGCAGCCCTGCATCTGGTGGCAGAAGCATCTCTGTCAACTCTTCTGGCTCTTGTCCTCTCCCGGCCATCAACTAG
- the LOC113739694 gene encoding probable serine/threonine protein kinase IREH1 isoform X2, protein MVFKGRFFSSKKSDTSSPDGSSNSPRSLGSNSPIRSDKKKVKSASISSKDNSPVSSGTSTSSSGFSKKDGRGKETLLKSSSSSQARELGKPSTGSSSSLKSKKGIGVEKLGGKDGKEVGPTPSAAAAVSMSPIVASSLGLNKIKTRSGPLPQESFLGFGSGREKGSALGASNLSKAFIGGGADSGSSLGSGKKSGGVKKDGGGGGEKKKLIGNIENAGWIDNGSNSDSMSTESGPSREQSPHVQAPSRLQNADSSTEAGRFNSSWDHSGGPRSSDVYTPDVKTSYECDNPKESESPRFQAILRVTSAPRKRFPGDIKSFSHELNSKGVRPFPFWKPRGLNNLEEVLGMIRARFDKAKEEVDADLHIFAADLIGVLEKNAENHPEWQETIEDLLVLARSCAMTPAGEFWLQCEGIVQELDDRRQELPMGVLKQLHTRMLFILTRCTRLLQFHKESGFAEDENTFQLRQSLQPADNRIPSATGMGGKVSSASKASKTSTTRKSYSQEQRGLEWKRDHDVKLGNLLLSPTDAAKNLDSPSRDRMASWKKFPSPVTKSPKEAVLLKEQDDSNVEATKILNNRRVLQDGDLATAKLPEVSSARDTQGHSSLPIKHQHKVSWGYWGDQPSVSDESSIICRICEEEVPTLHVEEHSRICAIADRCDQKGLSVNERLLRISETLEKLMESFSHKDFQHTVGSPDGVAAKVSNSSVTEESDMVSPKLSDWSRRGSEDMLDCFPEVDNSAFMEDLKGLPSMSCRTRFGPKSDQGMATSSAGSMTPRSPLMTPRTSQIDLLLGGKGAYSEHDDIPQMNELADIARCVANTPLDDERSLPYLLTCLEDLRVVIDRRKLDALTVETFGARIEKLIREKYLQLCELVDDDKVDISSTVIDEDVPLEDDVVRSLRTSPIHSNRDRTSIDDFEIIKPISRGAFGRVFLAKKRTTGDLFAIKVLKKADMIRKNAVESILAERDILITVRNPFVVRFFYSFTCRENLYLVMEYLNGGDLYSLLRNLGCLDEDVARVYIAEVVLALEYLHSMRIVHRDLKPDNLLIAHDGHIKLTDFGLSKVGLINSTDDLSGPAVSGTSLMEEDDSHISASYSQDRRKKRSAVGTPDYLAPEILLGMGHGM, encoded by the exons atggtttTCAAAGGCaggtttttttcttccaaaaaatcTGATACTTCTAGCCCAGATGGATCTTCTAATAGTCCGAGATCGTTGGGATCGAATTCCCCGATCCGATCGGATAAAAAGAAAGTTAAATCTGCTAGTATTTCTTCCAAAGATAATTCTCCTGTCAGTAGCGGTACTAGTACTAGTTCTAGTGGTTTTAGTAAGAAAGATGGGAGAGGGAAGGAAACCCTTTTGAAAAGTTCCAGTTCTAGTCAGGCTAGGGAGTTGGGGAAGCCCAGTACAGGGTCTTCGAGTAGTTTGAAGTCGAAAAAAGGCATTGGGGTTGAGAAATTAGGGGGGAAAGATGGGAAAGAAGTTGGGCCTACTCCATCGGCTGCGGCGGCGGTGTCGATGTCTCCGATAGTGGCTTCGTCGTTGGGGTTGAATAAGATTAAGACGCGATCGGGGCCGTTGCCTCAGGAGAGTTTTTTGGGGTTTGGGAGTGGGAGGGAAAAGGGGAGTGCTTTGGGGGCTAGTAATTTATCAAAGGCGTTTATTGGTGGTGGGGCAGATAGTGGATCGAGTTTGGGGTCTGGGAAGAAGAGTGGTGGTGTGAAGAAGgatggaggtggtggtggggaGAAAAAGAAGTTGATTGGAAATATAGAAAATGCTGGTTGGATTGATAATGGAAGCAACTCAGATAGTATGTCGACTGAGAGTGGACCATCGAGGGAGCAGAGCCCACATGTCCAGGCTCCATCGAGGTTACAGAATGCAGATTCCTCCACTGAAGCTG GGCGATTCAATTCTTCATGGGACCACTCTGGAGGCCCAAGAAGTTCCGATGTTTATACTCCAGACGTGAAG ACATCATATGAATGTGATAACCCAAAAGAATCGGAATCTCCCCGCTTTCAAGCTATACTTCGCGTGACAAGTGCACCAAGGAAGAGGTTTCCTGGGGATATCAAAAGTTTCTCCCATGAATTAAATTCGAAAGGTGTACGACCTTTTCCATTTTGGAAGCCTCGAGGCTTAAATAACTTGGAG GAGGTTTTGGGGATGATAAGGGCAAGGTTTGACAAAGCAAAGGAAGAAGTCGATGCTGATCTGCATATTTTTGCAGCAGATTTAATTGGAGTTCTGGAAAAGAATGCTGAAAACCATCCTGAATGGCAAGAAACTATTGAGGACTTATTAGTGTTGGCTCGGAGTTGTGCTATGACACCAGCAGGGGAATTCTGGCTTCAGTGTGAAGGCATTGTGCAAGAGTTGGATGATAGGCGTCAGGAGCTTCCCATGGGTGTGCTGAAGCAGCTTCATACACGCATGCTTTTTATCCTCACTAGGTGTACTAGATTGTTGCAGTTTCACAAGGAAAGTGGGTTTGCTGAGGACGAAAACACCTTCCAGCTTCGTCAATCGCTTCAACCTGCTGACAATCGCATTCCTTCTGCCACTGGAATGGGTGGAAAGGTTTCTAGTGCTTCAAAGGCATCAAAGACCTCTACCACACGGAAATCTTACAGTCAAGAGCAGCGTGGCTTGGAATGGAAGAGAGACCATGATGTGAAACTGGGAAATTTGCTGTTATCGCCTACTGATGCTGCAAAGAACTTGGACTCTCCTAGCAGGGACCGGATGGCTTcttggaagaaatttccttCCCCTGTGACAAAAAGCCCAAAAGAAGCTGTTTTGTTGAAGGAGCAGGATGATAGTAATGTTGAAGCTACCAAGATATTAAACAACAGAAGGGTACTTCAGGATGGCGACCTAGCTACTGCTAAGCTTCCTGAAGTATCTTCGGCCAGAGATACTCAGGGACATTCTTCCCTTCCAATTAAGCACCAGCATAAAGTTTCCTGGGGTTACTGGGGAGACCAACCAAGTGTATCTGATGAGAGTTCAATAATTTGTCGCATTTGTGAAGAAGAGGTTCCTACTTTACATGTGGAAGAACACTCTAGGATTTGTGCAATTGCTGATCGTTGTGATCAAAAGGGTCTAAGTGTCAACGAGCGCCTGCTTAGGATATCTGAAACTCTTGAGAAGCTAATGGAATCATTTTCTCATAAAGATTTTCAACATACTGTAGGGAGTCCTGATGGTGTGGCTGCAAAGGTATCAAACTCAAGTGTAACCGAAGAGTCTGATATGGTGTCTCCAAAACTGAGTGATTGGTCTCGAAGAGGCTCAGAGGACATGCTCGACTGTTTTCCAGAAGTAGATAATTCTGCTTTCATGGAAGATCTGAAAGGTTTACCATCAATGTCATGTAGAACTCGTTTTGGTCCCAAATCTGATCAAGGAATGGCAACATCATCAGCAGGCAGCATGACACCTAGGTCCCCATTGATGACGCCACGGACCAGCCAGATTGACTTGTTATTGGGAGGAAAAGGTGCTTACTCCGAACATGATGATATTCCCCAG ATGAATGAACTTGCTGATATTGCTCGATGCGTTGCAAACACTCCCCTAGATGATGAACGCTCTTTGCCATATTTGCTCACTTGCCTTGAAGACTTGAGGGTTGTCATTGATCGTAGAAAGCTGGACGCTCTTACCGTTGAAACTTTTGGAGCACGCATAGAGAAGCTCATTAG GGAAAAATATTTGCAACTTTGTGAGCTAGTTGATGATGACAAAGTTGACATATCAAGCACTGTCATAGATGAAGATGTTCCTCTGGAAGATGATGTTGTACGTAGCTTGAGAACAAGCCCAATACATTCCAATAGGGATCGGACCTCTATAGATGACTTTGAGATTATTAAACCAATAAGTCGGGGGGCATTTGGCCGTGTTTTTCTGGCCAAAAAGAGAACAACAGGGGACCTGTTTGCGATAAAG GTTCTTAAGAAGGCAGATATGATACGCAAGAATGCTGTTGAGAGTATTTTAGCAGAACGCGATATTTTAATTACTGTTCGCAATCCTTTTGTG GTTCGCTTTTTTTACTCGTTTACTTGTCGGGAAAACTTGTACCTTGTGATGGAGTACTTGAATGGTGGGGATCTTTATTCATTATTAAGAAATCTGGGGTGCTTGGATGAAGATGTAGCTCGTGTATACATTGCTGAAGTT GTTCTTGCTTTGGAATACTTGCATTCCATGCGCATTGTTCATCGGGATTTGAAGCCTGATAATCTGTTAATTGCGCATGATGGTCATATAAAG TTGACAGATTTTGGGCTCTCTAAAGTTGGTCTCATCAACAGTACTGATGATTTATCTGGTCCAGCAGTCAGTGGAACATCCCTGATGGAGGAGGATGATTCCCACATATCTGCATCTTACAGTCAAGATAGACGTAAGAAACGTTCTGCTGTTGGTACGCCTGACTATTTGGCCCCAGAGATCCTTCTGGGAATGGGGCATGGTATGTAA